A genome region from Nicotiana tabacum cultivar K326 chromosome 13, ASM71507v2, whole genome shotgun sequence includes the following:
- the LOC107789115 gene encoding uncharacterized protein LOC107789115, protein MEEAWLIMEDFNTILTNEDRVHGSEVQDDETANFRGFMDDCNLTEMPIIDHSPLGIEFEVLADTTKKPFKFYNCIAEDPEFTRIVQENWCLYNGKMTIIWQNLEEVRKKLKQLNKKKFAGVTKKIHSLRQSLKHIQGQMMSTNQNAELFEEEKNGRKAQNQIWMLKSVNEETIKRPEDIHAEISGFYQKLLRSAADTLPAIHPGIIKKGPMLSRSHQLQLIKPFTKEDVVLALKGIDDLKAPGGDGFNAYIFKNKKAFYKGRCGTSSEGNR, encoded by the exons ATGGAAGAAGCTTGGTTGATTATGGAGGATTTCAACACTATCCTAACAAATGAAGATAGGGTACATGGAAGTGAGGTGCAAGACGATGAAACTGCAAATTTCAGAGGTTTCATGGATGATTGCAACTTGACAGAAATGCCAATAATTG ATCACTCCCCACTTGGTATTGAATTTGAAGTACTAGCTGACACTACAAAGAAGCCTTTCAAATTCTACAACTGTATTGCAGAGGATCCCGAGTTTACAAGAATTGTTCAAGAGAACTGGTGCCTGTATAATGGGAAAATGACAATTATATGGCAAAATCTGGAAGAAGTCAGAAAGAAGTTAAAGCAGTTGAACAAAAAGAAATTTGCAGGGGTAACAAAAAAGATTCATAGTCTCAGACAAAGCCTAAAACATATACAAGGACAGATGATGAGTACAAATCAGAATGCAGAACTGTTTGAGGAAGAAAAGAAT GGAAGAAAAGCACAAAACCAGATATGGATGCTCAAATCAGTGAATGAGGAGACTATTAAAAGACCCGAGGACATTCATGCAGAGATTAGTGGGTTCTATCAAAAATTACTTAGATCTGCAGCTGATACTCTACCTGCCATACATCCAGGAATAATTAAAAAAGGGCCAATGCTAAGTAGATCACATCAATTGCAACTCATAAAGCCTTTTACAAAGGAAGATGTGGTACTAGCTCTGAAGGGAATAGATGACTTGAAGGCCCCAGGGGGAGATGGTTTCAATGCTTACATTTTTAAGAATAAGAAAGCATTTTACAAAGGAAGATGTGGTACTAGCTCTGAAGGGAATAGATGA